In Carya illinoinensis cultivar Pawnee chromosome 16, C.illinoinensisPawnee_v1, whole genome shotgun sequence, a single window of DNA contains:
- the LOC122298394 gene encoding uncharacterized protein LOC122298394, which produces MSDPYKRVKGGRLTFKGGSLASGSKSIDKKKQRKKNKNKNPKNNESELSIPLDTEAEILDADAGNESGNAGGEQVLYTIDAAKRMKYEQLFPVEAKKFGYDPKTTSKSIEEALDDRVKKKADRYCK; this is translated from the coding sequence ATGTCAGATCCGTACAAGAGAGTGAAAGGAGGGAGACTGACCTTCAAAGGTGGAAGTCTTGCGAGCGGCAGCAAATCCATTGACAAGAAGaaacagaggaagaagaataagaataagAACCCCAAGAACAATGAATCTGAGCTGTCAATTCCGTTAGACACAGAGGCAGAGATTCTGGATGCTGATGCAGGCAATGAATCTGGAAATGCAGGAGGAGAACAAGTACTTTACACAATTGACGCAGCCAAGCGCATGAAGTATGAGCAGCTCTTTCCTGTGGAGGCCAAGAAGTTTGGTTACGATCCAAAGACCACTTCCAAGTCTATTGAGGAAGCTCTTGATGACCGTGTTAAGAAGAAGGCAGATCGTTACTGTAAATAG
- the LOC122299384 gene encoding 40S ribosomal protein S3-2: MATQISKKRKFVADGVFFAELNEVLTRELAEDGYSGVEVRVTPMRTEIIIRATRTQNVLGEKGRRIRELTSVVQKRFKFPENSVELYAEKVNNRGLCAIAQAESLRYKLLGGLAVRRACYGVLRFVMENGAKGCEVIVSGKLRAQRAKSMKFKDGYMISSGQPVKEYIDSAVRHVLLRQGVLGIKVKIMLDWDPKGKVGPTTPLPDLVTIHTPKEEEYNPIVVTMPVEIPVA, from the exons ATGGCTACCCAGATAAGCAAGAAGCGGAAG TTCGTGGCCGACGGAGTTTTCTTCGCGGAGCTTAATGAGGTGCTGACCAGAGAGCTCGCCGAAGACGGGTACTCGGGTGTCGAAGTTAGGGTTACGCCTATGCGCACTGAGATTATCATCAGGGCCACCCGTACTCAGAATGTCCTTG GTGAAAAGGGAAGAAGGATTAGGGAGCTGACTTCTGTTGTTCAGAAACGGTTCAAGTTCCCAGAGAATAGTGTGGAGCTCTATGCTGAGAAAGTTAACAACAGGGGACTCTGTGCCATTGCTCAGGCTGAATCTCTCCGCTACAAACTTCTTGGTGGCCTTGCTGTTCGGAG GGCTTGCTATGGTGTTCTGAGATTTGTTATGGAGAATGGGGCAAAGGGATGTGAG GTTATTGTGAGTGGAAAGCTCCGGGCTCAGCGTGCAAAGTCAATGAAGTTTAAGGATGGTTACATGATATCCTCTGGTCAACCTGTCAAAGAATACATCGATTCAGCTGTGAGGCACGTTCTTCTTAGACAG GGTGTACTCGGTATCAAGGTTAAGATCATGCTTGACTGGGATCCTAAGGGGAAAGTGGGGCCAACTACACCATTGCCGGATCTTGTCACCATCCACACTCCCAAGGAAGAAGAGTACAACCCCATTGTGGTGACAATGCCCGTCGAGATTCCAGTTGCTTAA